From one Salmo salar chromosome ssa09, Ssal_v3.1, whole genome shotgun sequence genomic stretch:
- the LOC106611738 gene encoding P2Y purinoceptor 4, whose product MDSAIHSHLVRNRSSLILHAGYSNDTCRFNEEFKYILLPVSYSLVCVLGLVLNSVALWMFLTKMRPWNTSTVYMFHLALSDFLYVLSLPTLIYYYANRSHWPFGVAACKIVRFLFYANLYCSILFLTCTSVHRYLGICHPIKALTMVKPRHAHAVCGMVWVAVTACLVPNLIFVTTSQRDNDTLCHDTTSPEQFEEYVDYSSTVMVLLFGIPFMVIMVCYCLMARALCRPRRGLSPSQRSSPSRTKSIKLIVVVLVVFAVCFVPFHITRTLYYTYRVLDAKCEFLNIVNFAYKITRPLASVNSCIDPLLYFLAGDHYRAKLVKALTGKRQTTTSRSAAYLQNRPSNNHEIAMVYKNPDSKASGEPER is encoded by the coding sequence ATGGACTCAGCTATCCACAGCCACCTTGTGCGGAACCGGTCCAGTCTGATTCTGCACGCTGGGTATTCCAACGACACCTGTCGCTTCAATGAGGAGTTTAAGTACATCTTACTGCCTGTGTCCTACAGCCTGGTGTGTGTTCTGGGTCTGGTGCTGAACTCAGTGGCTCTGTGGATGTTCCTGACCAAGATGCGACCGTGGAACACCAGCACCGTCTACATGTTCCACCTGGCCCTGTCAGACTTCCTGTACGTTCTCTCCCTGCCCACCCTCATCTACTACTACGCTAACCGCAGCCACTGGCCCTTTGGCGTTGCCGCCTGCAAGATCGTTCGCTTCTTATTCTACGCCAACCTCTACTGCAGCATCCTCTTCCTCACCTGCACCAGCGTCCACCGCTACCTGGGCATCTGCCACCCCATCAAGGCCCTGACCATGGTGAAGCCGCGCCATGCCCACGCTGTGTGTGGCATGGTGTGGGTTGCCGTCACGGCGTGTCTGGTGCCCAACCTCATCTTCGTCACCACCAGTCAGAGGGACAACGACACGTTGTGTCACGATACGACCAGTCCGGAACAGTTTGAGGAGTATGTGGACTACAGCTCTACGGTAATGGTCCTGTTGTTCGGCATCCCCTTCATGGTCATCATGGTCTGTTACTGTCTGATGGCGAGGGCTCTGTGTCGGCCCAGACGGGGGCTTTCGCCCAGCCAGAGGAGCTCACCCTCACGCACCAAGTCCATCAAGCTGattgtggtggtgctggtggtgttcGCCGTGTGTTTTGTACCTTTCCACATCACACGCACCCTCTACTATACCTACCGCGTGCTGGATGCCAAATGTGAATTCCTGAATATCGTTAACTTTGCCTATAAGATCACCAGGCCTCTGGCCAGTGTGAACAGTTGTATTGATCCCCTCCTGTATTTCCTGGCTGGGGATCACTACCGCGCTAAGCTGGTCAAAGCTCTCACtggtaagagacagacaaccaCCAGTCGCTCCGCTGCCTACCTGCAAAACCGCCCCAGTAACAACCATGAGATCGCCATGGTCTATAAGAACCCAGACTCGAAAGCCAGCGGTGAACCTGAGAGATAG